The Leucobacter rhizosphaerae genome includes a region encoding these proteins:
- a CDS encoding THUMP-like domain-containing protein, whose product MTPARTPAGAAGPAPGWEFLGTDAGLDELRWIAAESHRGANGLNTELRRRGHPADRVAALLTQAELRVRAASKFGPIASELLVTPAGLEQATRHRVAAHHAERFRAAGCTRVADLGCGIGAESMAFLAAGLTPHPVELDPLTAAFAEHNLAAVAARHGLPAPEVRVGDAERLGPGDADGVFLDPARRTAGHRDTRRLASPDDYSPSLTFAFDLATAHATGIKLGPGFDRELIPPHAEAQWVSVDGQVVEMALWCGAAARRGVTRSALVLRSESGIAELSAPADAPDAEVRDLGEYLYEPDGAVIRARLIGDLAARLDAGMVSPAIAYLTSDRLTATPFAQAFRIIETLPSREKDLRRALAARDIGTLEIKKRGADVDPAALRKRLRLQGSQHATLFLTRVAGRHVALLAERCVDAGSPAPSAPPAPPGNAEPDPS is encoded by the coding sequence GTGACCCCCGCACGCACACCGGCCGGGGCCGCGGGCCCCGCGCCGGGGTGGGAGTTCCTCGGCACCGATGCCGGCCTCGACGAGCTCCGATGGATTGCCGCCGAATCCCACCGCGGAGCGAACGGGCTGAACACCGAACTCCGCCGTCGCGGTCACCCCGCCGATCGGGTCGCGGCGCTCCTCACCCAGGCCGAGCTCCGCGTGCGCGCCGCGTCGAAGTTCGGCCCGATCGCGAGTGAGCTGCTCGTCACCCCCGCGGGCCTCGAGCAGGCGACCCGACACCGGGTCGCCGCGCATCACGCCGAGCGATTCCGCGCAGCGGGCTGCACCCGTGTCGCCGACCTCGGCTGCGGGATCGGTGCCGAATCCATGGCGTTCCTCGCGGCCGGACTCACGCCGCACCCCGTCGAACTCGATCCGCTCACCGCGGCCTTCGCCGAACACAACCTCGCGGCCGTCGCCGCCCGGCACGGGCTGCCGGCACCCGAGGTGCGCGTCGGCGACGCCGAACGCCTCGGCCCCGGAGACGCCGACGGGGTCTTCCTCGATCCCGCGCGGCGGACCGCCGGGCACCGCGACACCCGCAGGCTCGCGTCCCCCGACGACTACTCCCCCTCGCTCACCTTCGCGTTCGATCTCGCCACCGCCCACGCCACCGGCATCAAGCTCGGCCCCGGCTTCGACCGGGAGTTGATCCCGCCCCACGCCGAGGCCCAGTGGGTCTCGGTCGACGGCCAGGTCGTCGAGATGGCGCTCTGGTGCGGGGCGGCCGCGCGCCGCGGGGTCACCCGTTCCGCCCTGGTCCTCCGCTCGGAGTCCGGGATCGCGGAGCTGTCCGCGCCCGCAGACGCCCCGGACGCCGAGGTCCGCGACCTCGGGGAGTACCTCTACGAGCCCGACGGCGCGGTGATCCGGGCCCGGCTGATCGGCGACCTGGCAGCGCGCCTCGACGCCGGCATGGTGAGCCCGGCCATCGCCTACCTCACCTCGGACCGGCTGACCGCCACGCCGTTCGCGCAGGCCTTCCGGATCATCGAGACGCTCCCGTCGCGGGAGAAGGATCTGCGCCGCGCCCTCGCGGCGCGCGACATCGGCACCCTGGAGATCAAGAAGCGGGGCGCCGACGTGGATCCCGCGGCGCTGCGGAAACGGCTCCGCCTCCAGGGGTCGCAGCACGCGACCCTGTTCCTGACGCGCGTGGCCGGCCGGCACGTCGCGCTGCTCGCCGAGCGCTGCGTCGACGCGGGATCACCTGCTCCGTCTGCGCCGCCTGCGCCGCCCGGAAACGCCGAACCGGACCCCAGCTGA
- the tsaD gene encoding tRNA (adenosine(37)-N6)-threonylcarbamoyltransferase complex transferase subunit TsaD, translating into MSAHEPLVLGIETSCDETGVGIVRGRTLLANAIASSMDEHARFGGVIPEVAARAHLEAMTPTIERALADAEVSLADLDAIAVTCGPGLAGALMVGVAAAKALAVSLDVPLYAVNHLVGHVGADLLQGDGLRGAVGEVGELELPTIALLVSGGHTSLLLVRDLVSDVELLGETIDDAAGEAFDKVARLLGLPYPGGPHIDRVAADGNPAAIRFPRGLSLPKDLAKHRYDFSFSGLKTSVARWVEKRVAAGEEVPVADVAASFREAVADVLLTKAIAACRDHGVPRLLLGGGVVANARVRELAQQRADAAGVALRVPPLSLCTDNGAMIASLGAQLVAAGHAPSTLDFGADSSLPVQEIQVR; encoded by the coding sequence ATGAGCGCCCACGAACCGCTGGTCCTCGGCATCGAGACCAGCTGCGATGAGACCGGGGTCGGGATCGTGCGCGGACGCACGCTGCTCGCGAACGCGATCGCCTCCTCCATGGACGAGCACGCGCGCTTCGGCGGGGTGATTCCGGAGGTCGCGGCGCGGGCGCACCTCGAGGCCATGACCCCCACGATCGAGCGAGCGCTCGCCGACGCCGAGGTCTCGCTCGCGGATCTCGACGCGATCGCCGTGACCTGCGGGCCCGGACTGGCGGGGGCGCTCATGGTCGGGGTCGCGGCGGCGAAGGCCCTCGCGGTGTCGCTCGACGTGCCGCTCTACGCCGTGAACCACCTGGTGGGGCACGTGGGGGCGGATCTGCTGCAGGGCGACGGCCTGCGCGGCGCCGTGGGCGAGGTAGGCGAACTCGAACTTCCGACGATCGCCCTGCTGGTGTCGGGTGGACACACCTCCCTGCTGCTCGTGCGGGATCTCGTGTCGGATGTGGAGCTGCTCGGCGAGACGATCGACGACGCCGCGGGCGAGGCGTTCGACAAGGTCGCCCGATTGCTCGGGCTGCCCTACCCCGGCGGCCCGCACATCGATCGTGTCGCCGCCGACGGGAACCCCGCGGCGATCCGCTTCCCGCGCGGGCTCTCGCTGCCGAAGGACCTCGCGAAGCACCGTTACGACTTCTCCTTCTCGGGGCTGAAGACCTCGGTCGCCCGCTGGGTGGAGAAGCGGGTCGCCGCGGGCGAGGAGGTGCCCGTCGCCGACGTCGCCGCGAGTTTCCGGGAGGCGGTGGCCGACGTGCTGCTCACGAAGGCGATCGCGGCCTGTCGGGATCACGGCGTGCCGCGCCTGCTGCTCGGCGGCGGTGTCGTGGCGAACGCACGGGTGCGCGAGCTCGCGCAGCAGCGCGCCGACGCGGCCGGGGTCGCACTCCGGGTCCCGCCGCTCTCGCTCTGCACCGACAACGGCGCGATGATCGCCTCGCTCGGCGCGCAGCTGGTCGCGGCGGGGCACGCGCCGTCCACGCTCGACTTCGGCGCCGACTCGAGCCTGCCCGTGCAGGAGATCCAGGTCCGCTGA
- a CDS encoding DUF3817 domain-containing protein yields the protein MQLQPKPADYPRIRKALNVYKVTSVITGVMLLLLTAVMIMKYGFNVQLYLFSPEAFAKFEPLPAEGLEGDFQPAGFDLFKAILIAHGWFYVVYLISDFMLWSPMRWGFLRFLVIALGGVIPFMSFFLEARIVREVNRFLAEREAALAADPTPTSSPAAASAAKSSEGQS from the coding sequence ATGCAACTGCAGCCCAAGCCCGCCGACTATCCGCGCATCCGCAAGGCGCTGAACGTCTACAAGGTGACCTCCGTGATCACCGGCGTGATGCTGCTGCTGCTCACGGCCGTGATGATCATGAAGTACGGCTTCAACGTGCAGCTGTACCTCTTCAGCCCCGAGGCGTTCGCGAAGTTCGAGCCGCTGCCCGCCGAGGGGCTCGAGGGCGACTTCCAGCCGGCCGGGTTCGATCTCTTCAAGGCGATCCTCATCGCGCACGGCTGGTTCTACGTCGTGTACCTGATCTCCGACTTCATGCTCTGGAGCCCGATGCGCTGGGGCTTCCTCCGGTTCCTCGTCATCGCGCTCGGAGGGGTCATCCCCTTCATGTCGTTCTTCCTCGAGGCACGGATCGTGCGCGAGGTCAACCGATTCCTGGCGGAGCGCGAGGCGGCTCTGGCCGCGGACCCGACTCCCACGTCTTCACCCGCCGCGGCCTCGGCCGCGAAGTCCTCGGAAGGTCAGTCATGA
- a CDS encoding GuaB3 family IMP dehydrogenase-related protein, whose translation MSNEIEIGRGKRARRVYTFDEIGIVPTRRTRDPELVSTAWTIDAFQFEIPVIGAPMDSVMSPATAIELGRLGGLGVLNLEGLWTRHQEPEALLAELATITDEVAAVKRMRELYAAPIQSELIRARLGEIRDAGVTVAGALSPHRTAEFTETVVGAGVDLFVIRGNTVSAEHVAQDGREPLNLKQFIYELDVPVIVGGAATYQSALHLMRTGAAGVLVGFGGGASSTTRATLGIRAPMASAIADVAGARSDYLDESGGRYVHVIADGGLGTSGDLIKAMACGADAVMLGTALARAADAPGKGWHWGQEAHHEDLPRGRRVPVAPVAPLAEIVNGPAHVADGSANLMGALRRAMATTGYSELKSFQRIDIVHAER comes from the coding sequence GTGAGCAACGAGATCGAGATCGGCCGCGGCAAGCGCGCGCGACGCGTATACACCTTCGACGAGATCGGGATCGTGCCCACCCGGCGCACCCGCGACCCGGAACTGGTGTCGACCGCCTGGACCATCGACGCGTTCCAGTTCGAGATTCCCGTGATCGGCGCCCCGATGGACTCGGTGATGTCGCCGGCGACCGCCATCGAGCTCGGCCGACTCGGCGGGCTCGGGGTGCTGAACCTCGAGGGGCTGTGGACCCGCCACCAGGAGCCCGAGGCCCTGCTCGCCGAGCTGGCCACGATCACCGACGAGGTCGCCGCCGTCAAGCGCATGCGCGAGCTGTACGCCGCGCCGATCCAGTCGGAGCTGATCCGCGCGCGCCTCGGCGAGATCCGCGACGCCGGGGTGACCGTCGCCGGTGCGCTGTCGCCGCACCGTACCGCGGAGTTCACCGAGACCGTCGTGGGCGCGGGCGTCGACCTGTTCGTGATCCGCGGCAACACGGTGTCCGCCGAGCACGTCGCGCAGGACGGCCGCGAGCCGCTCAACCTCAAGCAGTTCATCTACGAGCTCGATGTGCCCGTGATCGTGGGCGGCGCGGCCACCTACCAGTCGGCGCTGCACCTCATGCGCACCGGCGCAGCGGGCGTGCTCGTCGGCTTCGGCGGGGGCGCCTCGTCGACCACGCGGGCGACGCTCGGGATCCGCGCGCCGATGGCGAGTGCGATCGCGGATGTGGCCGGAGCGCGCTCCGACTACCTCGACGAGTCGGGCGGGCGCTACGTGCACGTCATCGCCGACGGGGGCCTCGGCACGTCGGGCGACCTGATCAAGGCGATGGCCTGCGGCGCCGACGCCGTGATGCTCGGCACCGCCCTCGCACGGGCCGCCGACGCACCCGGCAAGGGCTGGCACTGGGGCCAGGAGGCCCACCACGAGGATCTGCCGCGCGGCCGCCGGGTTCCGGTCGCTCCCGTTGCGCCGCTCGCGGAGATCGTGAACGGCCCCGCGCACGTCGCCGACGGCAGCGCCAACCTGATGGGCGCGCTGCGGCGCGCCATGGCGACGACCGGGTACTCGGAGCTCAAGAGCTTCCAGCGCATCGACATCGTCCACGCCGAGCGCTAG
- a CDS encoding DUF4190 domain-containing protein, with protein sequence MSTPNAPQQFPGTPGIPGADQPFTADQSPYTGQPAAPVQPSYQPNAAQYPQPSYPAASTATTLDKTNTFALLAIIFAFLSPIAGIIFGHMGLSQIKRNGDAGRGIALTGLIISYAYFVFLIIFIVLYIGMIAVMIGSLGALSSGYDPYY encoded by the coding sequence ATGTCCACACCGAACGCCCCGCAGCAGTTCCCCGGCACTCCCGGCATCCCCGGTGCCGACCAGCCGTTCACTGCGGACCAGTCGCCGTACACGGGCCAGCCCGCGGCACCGGTCCAGCCGAGTTACCAGCCGAACGCGGCGCAGTACCCGCAGCCGAGCTACCCGGCCGCCTCGACCGCGACCACACTCGACAAGACGAACACCTTCGCGCTGCTCGCGATCATCTTCGCATTCCTCTCCCCCATCGCCGGCATCATCTTCGGGCACATGGGCCTCAGCCAGATCAAGCGCAACGGCGACGCCGGCCGCGGGATCGCGCTCACCGGGCTCATCATCAGCTACGCCTACTTCGTGTTCCTGATCATCTTCATCGTGCTCTACATCGGCATGATCGCGGTCATGATCGGATCGCTGGGCGCGCTCTCCTCGGGTTACGATCCCTACTACTGA
- the groES gene encoding co-chaperone GroES: protein MSVAIKPLEDRIVIKQVEAEQTTASGLVIPDSAKEKPQEGEVVAVGPGRVSDSGTRIPLDVEVGNVVIYSKFGGTEVKVGGEDYLVLSARDILAIVER from the coding sequence GTGTCGGTCGCCATCAAGCCGCTCGAAGATCGTATTGTTATCAAGCAGGTCGAGGCAGAGCAGACCACCGCTTCCGGTCTGGTGATCCCCGATAGCGCCAAGGAGAAGCCCCAGGAGGGCGAGGTCGTCGCGGTCGGACCCGGTCGGGTCTCGGATAGCGGTACCCGCATCCCCCTCGACGTCGAGGTCGGCAACGTCGTGATCTACTCGAAGTTCGGTGGCACCGAGGTCAAGGTCGGCGGCGAGGACTACCTCGTGCTGTCGGCTCGCGACATCCTCGCGATCGTCGAGCGCTAA
- the rarD gene encoding EamA family transporter RarD, giving the protein MKRIRAGLGYGVTAYMIWGAFPFYFGLIAMVSPLEVVPWRVGATLVFCAILATVTSRWSQVMAIVRRPKLLGWFALSSILLYANWQIFVIGVMTGHVIETALGYFINPLFTILIGVVVRRERLSRLQWTAVVIATIGVVIAAIAYGAFPWIAVALAVTFGLYGAVHKHVGEHVDGITGLTVETLVSLPVGIVQMIIVAATAGLTAHTFGPGVLLLVLGSGVVTAVPLILFGEAARRLPLSYLGFIQFLTPILGFLYGYLVMHEEVSLGRWIGFIAVWIALVLLIIDMVRQLRRSPQAQLATGPIPLD; this is encoded by the coding sequence GTGAAGCGAATTCGGGCGGGGCTGGGATACGGCGTCACCGCGTACATGATCTGGGGTGCGTTCCCCTTCTACTTCGGACTGATCGCGATGGTGAGCCCGCTGGAGGTCGTTCCGTGGCGCGTGGGCGCGACCCTCGTGTTCTGCGCGATCCTCGCGACGGTCACGAGCCGCTGGTCGCAGGTGATGGCGATCGTGCGCCGGCCCAAGCTGCTCGGGTGGTTCGCGCTGTCGTCGATCCTGCTGTACGCGAACTGGCAGATCTTCGTGATCGGGGTCATGACGGGGCACGTGATCGAAACCGCGCTCGGCTACTTCATCAACCCGCTGTTCACGATCCTCATCGGCGTGGTCGTCCGCCGGGAGCGCCTCTCCCGCCTGCAGTGGACCGCGGTGGTGATCGCGACGATCGGTGTGGTCATCGCGGCCATCGCCTACGGCGCCTTCCCGTGGATCGCGGTGGCGCTCGCCGTCACCTTCGGCCTCTACGGCGCCGTGCACAAGCACGTGGGCGAGCACGTCGACGGGATCACCGGCCTCACGGTCGAGACGCTCGTTTCTCTGCCCGTCGGGATCGTGCAGATGATCATCGTCGCGGCCACCGCGGGCCTCACCGCGCACACCTTCGGCCCCGGGGTGCTGCTGCTCGTGCTGGGCAGCGGCGTCGTGACGGCCGTGCCGCTGATCCTGTTCGGCGAGGCCGCGCGCCGCCTGCCGCTGTCATATCTCGGGTTCATCCAGTTCCTGACCCCGATCCTCGGGTTCCTGTACGGCTATCTGGTGATGCACGAGGAGGTGTCCCTCGGTCGCTGGATCGGGTTCATCGCCGTCTGGATCGCGCTCGTGCTGCTGATCATCGACATGGTGCGCCAGCTGCGTCGTTCGCCGCAAGCACAGTTGGCGACCGGTCCGATTCCCTTAGACTGA
- the guaA gene encoding glutamine-hydrolyzing GMP synthase, protein MTEQSGTGHRPVLVVDFGAQYAQLIARRVREAGVYSELVPHTITAAEVQAKQPLGIVLSGGPSSVYAEGAPQFDDSIFELGIPTLGICYGFQVMARALGGTVGNTGDREYGATDAQILGGGGAILGGQPEAQNVWMSHGDAVQEAPAGFEVLAKTAVTPVAAFGSAERRLYGVQWHPEVRHSDHGQEILENFLHHVAGIANDWNAGNVIAEQIARIREQVGSARVISALSGGVDSAVSTALVHRAIGDQLTAVFVDHGLLRKGEREQVEQDYVQSTGVHLITVEAADTFLGHLAGVTDPEEKRKIIGREFIRSFEQVQRDLVDEAKADGEQVKFLVQGTLYPDVVESGGGSGTANIKSHHNVGGLPDDLDFELIEPLRTLFKDEVRAIGRELGIPEAIVGRQPFPGPGLGIRIVGEVTRDRLETLREADAIARAELTAAGLDAEIWQCPVVLLADVRSVGVQGDGRTYGHPIVLRPVSSEDAMTADWTRVPYDVLARISNRITNQVPEVNRVVLDVTSKPPGTIEWE, encoded by the coding sequence ATGACAGAACAATCCGGTACCGGGCACCGCCCGGTGCTCGTCGTCGATTTCGGAGCGCAGTACGCGCAGCTGATCGCTCGGCGCGTGCGCGAGGCGGGGGTCTACTCCGAACTCGTGCCGCACACCATCACCGCTGCCGAGGTGCAGGCGAAGCAGCCCCTGGGCATCGTGCTCTCCGGCGGACCCTCCTCGGTCTACGCCGAGGGCGCCCCGCAGTTCGACGACAGCATCTTCGAGCTCGGGATCCCCACGCTCGGCATCTGCTACGGCTTCCAGGTGATGGCCCGGGCGCTCGGCGGCACCGTCGGGAACACCGGCGACCGCGAGTACGGCGCCACCGACGCGCAGATCCTCGGCGGCGGCGGGGCGATCCTGGGCGGCCAGCCCGAGGCGCAGAACGTCTGGATGAGCCACGGCGACGCCGTGCAGGAGGCCCCCGCGGGCTTCGAGGTGCTCGCGAAGACCGCGGTCACGCCGGTCGCCGCGTTCGGCAGCGCCGAGCGGCGTCTGTACGGCGTGCAGTGGCACCCCGAGGTGCGCCACTCCGACCACGGGCAGGAGATCCTCGAGAACTTCCTGCACCACGTCGCCGGGATCGCGAACGACTGGAACGCCGGCAACGTGATCGCGGAGCAGATCGCCCGCATCCGTGAGCAGGTCGGGTCGGCCCGCGTCATCTCCGCGCTCTCCGGCGGTGTCGACTCCGCGGTCTCCACGGCGCTCGTGCACCGTGCGATCGGTGACCAGCTCACCGCGGTGTTCGTCGACCACGGGCTGCTCCGCAAGGGCGAGCGCGAGCAGGTCGAGCAGGACTACGTGCAGTCGACCGGCGTCCACCTCATCACAGTCGAGGCCGCCGACACGTTCCTCGGTCACCTCGCTGGGGTCACCGATCCCGAGGAGAAGCGCAAGATCATCGGGCGCGAGTTCATCCGCTCGTTCGAGCAGGTGCAGCGCGATCTCGTCGACGAGGCGAAGGCCGACGGCGAGCAGGTCAAGTTCCTCGTGCAGGGCACGCTGTACCCCGACGTGGTCGAGTCGGGCGGCGGATCCGGCACCGCGAACATCAAGTCGCACCACAACGTCGGCGGGCTGCCCGACGACCTCGACTTCGAACTCATCGAGCCCCTCCGCACGCTGTTCAAGGACGAGGTGCGCGCGATCGGCCGCGAGCTCGGGATTCCCGAGGCGATCGTCGGCCGCCAGCCGTTCCCCGGACCCGGACTCGGGATCCGGATCGTCGGCGAGGTCACGCGCGACCGTCTCGAGACGCTGCGCGAGGCCGACGCGATCGCGCGCGCGGAGCTGACCGCGGCAGGGCTCGACGCGGAGATCTGGCAGTGCCCGGTCGTGCTGCTCGCGGACGTGCGCTCGGTGGGCGTGCAGGGCGACGGCCGCACGTACGGTCACCCGATCGTGCTGCGTCCCGTGTCGTCCGAGGACGCGATGACCGCGGACTGGACCCGCGTGCCCTACGACGTGCTCGCGCGGATCTCGAACCGCATCACGAACCAGGTGCCCGAGGTGAACCGGGTGGTGCTCGACGTGACGTCGAAGCCGCCGGGGACGATCGAGTGGGAGTGA
- the guaB gene encoding IMP dehydrogenase: MEQRDPFAFTGLTYDDVLLLPAHTDVIPSEADTSTQLTRRIRLSIPLISAAMDTVTETRMAVAMARNGGLGILHRNLSIQDQAEMVDRVKRSEAGMITNPVTTSVDATVAEVDALCGEYRVSGLPVVDQSGVLLGIITNRDMRFIDPKDRSQVRVADAMTKMPLITAPTGISREAAADIFATHKIEKLPLVDGEGRLTGLITVKDFDKEEQYPNATKDDSGRLRVGAAVGFFGDAWKRASSLLEAGVDVLVVDTANGDSKGVLDIIAKIKGDKAFAGVDVIGGNVATYAGARAIVEAGADAIKVGVGPGSICTTRVIAGVGVPQVTAVYEAARAATPAGVPVIADGGLQYSGDIAKALVAGASSVMMGSLLAGTDESPGDLVFVGGKQYKNYRGMGSLGALQTRGERTSYSKDRYFQADVPSDEKLIPEGIEGQVPYRGPLASVAHQMIGGLRQSMFYVGARTVAELKDRGQFVRITSAGLKESHPHDVQMVVEAPNYRR; the protein is encoded by the coding sequence ATGGAACAGCGTGACCCGTTCGCGTTCACCGGTCTGACATACGACGACGTGCTGCTGCTCCCGGCGCACACGGACGTCATCCCGAGCGAGGCCGATACCTCGACCCAGCTCACCCGGCGCATTCGATTGAGCATCCCGCTCATCTCCGCCGCGATGGATACCGTGACCGAGACGCGCATGGCGGTCGCGATGGCCCGCAACGGCGGGCTCGGGATCCTGCACCGCAACCTCTCGATCCAGGATCAGGCCGAGATGGTCGACCGGGTGAAGCGCAGCGAGGCCGGGATGATCACGAACCCCGTCACGACCTCCGTCGACGCGACCGTGGCCGAGGTGGACGCGCTGTGCGGCGAGTACCGCGTCTCCGGGCTGCCCGTCGTCGATCAGAGCGGGGTGCTGCTCGGCATCATCACGAACCGCGACATGCGGTTCATCGATCCCAAGGATCGCAGCCAGGTGCGCGTCGCCGACGCCATGACGAAGATGCCGCTCATCACGGCGCCGACCGGGATCTCGCGCGAGGCCGCGGCAGACATCTTCGCGACGCACAAGATCGAGAAGCTGCCGCTCGTCGATGGCGAGGGGCGCCTCACCGGGCTCATCACCGTCAAGGACTTCGACAAGGAGGAGCAGTACCCGAACGCGACGAAGGACGACTCCGGTCGCCTCCGCGTGGGCGCGGCGGTCGGATTCTTCGGCGACGCGTGGAAGCGCGCGAGCTCGCTGCTCGAGGCGGGTGTCGACGTGCTCGTGGTCGACACCGCGAACGGCGACAGCAAGGGTGTGCTCGACATCATCGCGAAGATCAAGGGCGACAAGGCCTTCGCCGGCGTCGACGTGATCGGCGGCAACGTGGCGACCTACGCGGGCGCCCGGGCGATCGTGGAGGCGGGCGCCGACGCGATCAAGGTCGGGGTCGGCCCCGGATCGATCTGCACGACGCGGGTCATCGCGGGCGTCGGGGTGCCGCAGGTCACGGCGGTCTACGAGGCGGCCCGCGCCGCCACCCCGGCGGGCGTGCCGGTCATCGCCGACGGCGGACTGCAGTACTCGGGCGACATCGCGAAGGCGCTCGTCGCCGGCGCCTCATCGGTCATGATGGGCTCGCTCCTCGCCGGCACCGACGAGAGCCCGGGAGATCTGGTCTTCGTCGGCGGCAAGCAGTACAAGAACTACCGTGGGATGGGCTCGCTCGGCGCGCTCCAGACCCGCGGGGAGCGCACCTCGTACTCGAAGGACCGCTACTTCCAGGCCGACGTGCCGAGCGACGAGAAGCTGATCCCCGAGGGCATCGAGGGGCAGGTGCCGTACCGCGGGCCCCTCGCGTCGGTCGCGCACCAGATGATCGGCGGGCTGCGGCAGTCGATGTTCTACGTCGGCGCGCGCACCGTCGCCGAGCTGAAGGATCGCGGTCAGTTCGTGCGCATCACCTCGGCCGGGCTCAAGGAGTCGCACCCGCACGACGTGCAGATGGTCGTCGAGGCGCCGAACTACCGGCGATAG
- the rimI gene encoding ribosomal protein S18-alanine N-acetyltransferase, translated as MTPAALPGLHLRPATLDDLDAVWEIEHAVFTGEAWSRDLVREELSADHRCYLVLVDDAGAVRGYGGLLAVGTEGDIQTIALTPETRGVGAGRRLMVALIAEARSRGVREIFLEVRADNPVAQGLYTSLGFVEIGIRPRYYQPDGVDAVVMKLDVKDPA; from the coding sequence GTGACCCCGGCAGCGCTCCCGGGCCTCCACCTCCGACCCGCCACGCTCGACGATCTCGACGCGGTCTGGGAGATCGAACACGCCGTGTTCACCGGGGAGGCCTGGAGCCGCGACCTCGTGCGCGAGGAGCTCTCGGCTGATCACCGCTGCTATCTCGTGCTGGTGGACGACGCCGGAGCCGTGCGCGGCTACGGCGGGCTGCTGGCCGTGGGCACGGAGGGCGACATCCAGACCATCGCCCTCACCCCGGAGACGCGGGGGGTGGGCGCCGGACGCCGGCTCATGGTCGCGCTCATCGCGGAGGCGCGATCCCGCGGCGTGCGCGAGATCTTCCTCGAGGTCCGCGCCGACAACCCCGTGGCGCAGGGGCTCTACACCTCTCTCGGGTTCGTCGAGATCGGGATCCGCCCCCGCTACTACCAGCCCGACGGCGTCGATGCCGTGGTGATGAAACTCGACGTGAAGGATCCCGCATGA
- a CDS encoding DUF4190 domain-containing protein, protein MSENLPENTPPAYTAPPAAPGYGAAPAPESKGLALSSMIVGIVSLVLAWPISIVGIIGGIVALILGIIGRKKGQSKGMTLTGIITGALAIVLAVIAMIVVAMIIGAALSDPELQQQLQELENAQ, encoded by the coding sequence ATGTCTGAGAACCTGCCCGAGAACACCCCGCCCGCGTACACCGCGCCGCCCGCTGCTCCCGGATACGGCGCAGCACCCGCTCCCGAGTCCAAGGGCCTCGCGCTCTCCTCGATGATCGTCGGCATCGTCAGCCTCGTGCTGGCGTGGCCGATCAGCATCGTTGGCATCATCGGCGGCATCGTCGCCCTGATCCTCGGCATCATCGGCCGCAAGAAGGGCCAGTCGAAGGGCATGACCCTCACCGGTATCATCACGGGTGCGCTGGCGATCGTGCTCGCGGTCATCGCGATGATCGTCGTCGCCATGATCATCGGCGCCGCGCTCAGCGATCCCGAGCTGCAGCAGCAGCTGCAGGAGCTCGAGAACGCTCAGTAG
- a CDS encoding SURF1 family protein — MSAQRRPEYLGDPTLARVMRRPQWILALVFALVVAGVFAWLGQWQMSNAIRTDADPVVDTEVVRPLAEAASTGSGVTELGAGAIVEVRGAFVPGDSRTLSPRQNDGVSGTWVVGHFVTEAPEAEAGAHLAVAIGWAPDEAAAERALDELDADPAFAESRLLEGRFMPPDGPKIPDHAADPQTLQSMMPAHLANLWTGVDAPVYAGYLVLHDGAGAAPLLGALDAIDSVPPLPPETVNWLNVFYAIEWVVFAGFAVFFWFRLTRDAWEKEHELQQLQAAEADPR, encoded by the coding sequence TTGTCGGCACAGCGCAGACCGGAGTACCTGGGCGATCCCACGCTCGCGCGGGTGATGCGGCGACCGCAGTGGATCCTGGCGCTCGTCTTCGCGCTGGTCGTGGCGGGAGTGTTCGCCTGGCTCGGCCAGTGGCAGATGAGCAACGCGATCCGCACCGACGCCGACCCGGTGGTCGACACCGAGGTGGTCCGGCCGCTGGCCGAGGCCGCGTCGACCGGCAGCGGGGTGACGGAGCTCGGGGCGGGGGCGATCGTCGAGGTGCGCGGTGCGTTCGTTCCGGGCGACTCCCGCACCCTGTCGCCGCGGCAGAACGACGGTGTCTCAGGGACCTGGGTCGTCGGGCACTTCGTGACGGAGGCGCCCGAGGCGGAAGCTGGGGCGCACCTCGCCGTGGCGATCGGCTGGGCACCCGACGAGGCCGCGGCCGAGCGTGCCCTGGACGAGCTCGACGCCGATCCGGCGTTCGCGGAATCGAGGCTCCTGGAGGGGCGCTTCATGCCGCCGGACGGCCCGAAGATTCCGGATCACGCGGCCGACCCGCAGACGCTGCAGAGCATGATGCCCGCCCACCTCGCCAACCTGTGGACGGGCGTCGACGCCCCGGTCTACGCCGGGTACCTCGTGCTGCACGACGGTGCCGGTGCCGCGCCGCTCCTGGGCGCTCTCGACGCCATCGATTCCGTGCCGCCGCTGCCGCCGGAGACGGTGAACTGGCTGAACGTCTTCTACGCGATCGAGTGGGTCGTGTTCGCCGGCTTCGCCGTGTTCTTCTGGTTCCGTCTCACCCGCGACGCCTGGGAGAAAGAGCACGAACTGCAACAGCTCCAGGCCGCCGAGGCCGACCCCCGCTGA